A genomic segment from Cutaneotrichosporon cavernicola HIS019 DNA, chromosome: 7b encodes:
- a CDS encoding uncharacterized protein (NAD-binding of NADP-dependent 3-hydroxyisobutyrate dehydrogenase) translates to MLPTSTLLSRANTFGWIGLGAMGGPMATNLYTKAWALAGTRKGTEMPEMVICEPNDANATAFINGVKEQSGAEAAGRVRRVTKPSEVAAEAARVFTMLPSTPQVEAVYLGESGLLKGLSDAKSSGSLSEHVKANPWLLGASEAPKDSTNANTLLVDHTTLDPTAAKRIADDVHAQTNNSVLMIDGPVSGGVAGAKAGTLTIMFGSPSPIASDLARGLLQFMSREGGVVPCGGSGAGVGVKVCNNLVLAINQIALAEGLALGHALKIDPLLLHDIFNTSSAQSWSSKVNSPLPEVAGSPGSRGYKGGFLSKLMLKDVGLALSAAHAHSLPTPLTWAAGSVYEAVGKEGDMANEDFSVVYKWLLEKQAQGVEIGWKNGGPGDK, encoded by the exons ATGctcccaacctccaccctcctctcgcGCGCCAACACCTTCGGCTGgatcggcctcggcgccatggGCGGTCCCATGGCCACCAACCTCTACACCAAGGCCTGGGCTCTGGCCGGTACGCGCAAGGGTACCGAGATGCCCGAGATGGTCATTTGCGAGCCTAACGATGCCAATGCCACGGCATTCATTAATGGTGTCAAGGAGCAGAGTGgtgccgaggctgccgGTCGTGTGCGCCGTGTCACCAAGCCCAGCGA ggtcgccgccgaggctgcgcgcgtCTTCACCATGCTTCCCTCCACGCCccaggtcgaggccgtgtACCTCGGCGAGAGTGGTCTTCTCAAGGGTCTGTCGGACGCAAAGAGCTCGGGATCCCTCAGCGAGCACGTCAAGGCCAACCCTTGGCTCCTTGGTGCCTCCGAGGCGCCCAAGGACTCGACCAACGCCAACACCCTGCTCGTGGACCACACGACGCTGGACCCCACAGCCGCCAAGCGTATCGCTGACGACGTGCATGCGCAGACGAACAACTCGGTGCTTATGATTGACGGGCCTGTTTCTGGTG GCGTCGCCGGAGCCAAGGCTGGCACCCTCACCATCATGTTCGGTTCCCCCTCGCCTATTGCGTCCGACCTCGCTcgcggcctcctccagtTCATGTCCCGTGAAGGCGGTGTCGTTCCCTGCGGTGGGAGCGGCGCAGGCGTTGGCGTAAAGGTCTGCAACAACCTCGTGTTGGCGATCAACCAGATCGCGCTGGCCGAGGGACTGGCCCTGGGTCACGCGCTCAAAATCGACCCGCTTCTCCTGCACGACATTTTCAACACTTCCTCGGCCCAGTCGTGGTCGAGCAAGGTCAACTCCCCTCTTCCCGAGGTCGCTGGATCACCGGGGTCGCGCGGATACAAGGGCGGATTCTTGAGCAAGCTCATGCTCAAGGACGTTGGGCTTGCTTTGAGTGCTGCCCACGCCCACTCGTTGCCCACGCCTCTTACATGGGCCGCGGGGAGCGTTTATGAGGCTGTGGGTAAGGAGGGCGACATGGCCAACGAGGACTTTTCGGTTGTGTACAAGTGGCTTTTGGAGAAGCAGGCGCAGGGCGTTGAGATTGGGTGGAAGAACGGCGGGCCGGGCGACAAGTAG